The DNA sequence TTCATTTATGATTGTTTTAAGTTGTCTGGCTATTAccgttgacatgatatgtacaCAGATTTCATGATATCAATACCAGAAAAAGCTTATTGTAACGAGCTGTTCACAATATGCTTCTGTGTGGAACCCCAGTGTCATATTTCTCTTTCCTTTGAAGGATCCTGGGCAGCCTTATCTCATCTCACATCCTGCTGACGGACCCGAAACATCCATTTGGCAAGGTCGGCTTTGACGATTACGATAATGAGCTGCTTCACATGGCTCATGACTTGGCTGTCCGCTTACTGCCGGCCTTTGAGAATACCAGCACAGGCATTCCTTACCCCCGGGTGAGTAAGACTGTTAAAAACTAGAGCTACTGTTATTACACTAACTAACTTACTAACTAACACACTAACTTATTTTACAAGATACCTGCTCATAGACAACTTCCTCAAAAGAGTTGTAGCTCTACCTTAAGTAGTTATCATGTGAGGGAAGTTGTATGACCTCATACATACCATACTGTGAACACTGAAATGTCACGCGGCGTCTTCATTGGTTTGTAAAATGCAGGTGAATCTGAAGACTGGCGTTCCTCCTGATAGCATCAACGAGACTTGTACTGCAGGAGCTGGGTccctgctggtggagtttgggaTTTTGAGCCGCTTGATTGGAGATTCCACATTTGAATGGGTAGCCAGGCGAGCCGTCAGAGCTCTGTGGAACCTGAGGAGCAACGAAACTGGTCTGTTAGGTAAGTACAGCTGTGTATGTAGTCACGTAAATACAATTATCTTCTATTTGGTTCTTTTTTAAGCTTCTACCCAGCATGGTTAATTATGTctacaacatgtaaatgtgatgCCTACAATATCAAATAACTTAAagcatttgtatgtgatttcTATCTGTAATTCTTTAGGGAATGTAGTGAATATCCAAACAGGCCAGTGGGTTAGCAAGCAGAGTGGTCTGGGAGCCGGTATGGATTCCTTCTATGAGTATTTGCTGAAATCATACTTACTTTTTGGCGAAAAAGAGGACTACAGGATGTTCCAAGCTGCTTATGAGAGCATTCACAACCACATGAGGAGAGGGTGAGTCTCCTACTGAAAAAAACGTGACACTGTGTGCATTTGGGTGAAAGTTGGTGGGACTGGGGGCTTCACATCAGGTTGCATCTGAAATGAGAAACTTTCTCTGCTGTGTGAATTAATCTCTGTCTAGGATTGGCCAAAACAAGCAAAATTATTAAAAACTGCTTATGGGTTTACAgaatctttttcttcttctgagaGATGTGGAATTAGCCtaacaagccagacccacatcaagatgtagggtctggaaactcaccattggcagggctcaatccgaggggcgggataaactgttgtctttcaaattctctctgcactcatagccaaccagagcaacgctagtttgATAGATTAAaccttttgccgtatccggtcggcaaaactcatCTCACACATcttacttttttaagaatgacttcagtgcttaactccaagtcttccagagtcgcggccaaaaccgattcgaaagaccgctgttcgccagcagcagcagccatcttctttgttttcaagtagcagggaattcacgcggaaccgtcgcaactctgccgccccactctatacacaatgtgattggcctgaccagaatttggtttttccagctcgcaagccaacggagagttgctagactgaccctggctgcaaattacatttgctgctgctagggtgcgtctagatttctaggctaatgtGGAATATGAATTCTGAGACTTTAGGATGTCATGAGGTGTCTGATTGGACATCTGCATTCACATAGAGTCACACAGAAACGTGACACTTTCCTCTTCCTTAGAAGTCACTGATAATTAGCCCTTGAGTAAGTGACACAGCCTTAACTCTAGCTGAGTTTAGCTGGTCAACAGCAGAAGAATGTGGTTGCTTTAGTATTTGAATATACAAACATTATATTAGGATGTTGATAcacatactatgacatattgTGAACCCTCTTCTGCCTCTGTGTTTTTCCAGGAGAGAGTCATGTAATGAAGGAGAGGGTGACCCACCTCTGTATGTTAATGTGAACATGTTCAGTGGTGAAATAATGAACACGTGGATCGACTCCCTTCAGGCCTTCTTTCCTGGGCTGCAGGTTAGTTTATGCACTTTCAGCTATGACAGGTCTTATATTTAAGTGTAAAAtatagggatcgaccgataacTGATAccaattattagtagttaatgaaaccgataaccgatatttggaacagatatgcatttacagtgaaaatgaaactctttaagtcaaaattaagattttggaatgttacaaatgCCAACAAAataactttgtttaaatgctttatgcaattatttaataaattggaaactttcaacataatacacataTTAAAGGATAGTCAAATATCGTTGTGGGTGAGActttaagtcagactcagtggtaagtgaaactgaagcagagggaaagacacagagctgtagccaagtagcgcactttttaattaattaactttgtCGGTTATCGGGCAAATAAAatgctgatacagataatctgcaaactgccaaaaaacaggccgataatcggcctatCCCTAGTAAAATATGTGCTGTTGTGTTCAGCTAAAGTAAAGTGTTGCCACTCTGTGTACAAGGTGCTGAATGGTGATGTAGATAATGCAATTTGCCTGCACGCCTTCTACTATGCCATCTGGAAACGCTTTGGGGCTTTGCCAGAGAGATACAACTGGCAGCTGCAGGCTCCTGATGTGCTCTTCTACCCCTTAAGACCAGAGCTGGTGGAGTCAACCTATCTGCTGTACCAGGTACTGACCTGTTGTAACACagcactggtggtggtggtttaTTGTCTTTTactcaaaagttgtttttcttcACTTCCCACAGGCGACCAAAAATCCTTTCTATTTGCATGTTGGAATGGATATTCTTCAGAGCCTTGAGAAAAATGCCAAAGTCAGGTGTGGATCATGTAACATATAcgagggctgggcgatatggagaaaatcaaatatcacaatatttttgaccaaatacctcgatatcgataccgcagcAATATTGTAGTTtggactattggtgctttcactaaatatttacacaatgatatttttgatacataatcatctgtaatgtggatataatgactaagtgggtaaaggcaaataatataacagttacaacagtctggtaagttcagaacatgacataactttactgtaatgcagcctttaaaaccagaaaaagacaacacttatggcATATTACGATCTAAagaaaatctaagacgatatctagtctcatatcacgatattgatatattatcgatatattgcccagctctaatatataccttgttttattttattttttattttcttctatgcTTTGATACTTTAAGCTGAGCTGAGCTGTGTTGTTTGCAGATGTGGATATGCCACTCTCCACCATGTCGTGGACAAATCCAAAGAGGATCGCATGGAGAGCTTCTTCCTCAGTGAGACATGCAAATACCTTTACCTGGTAAGTTACATTCTGAGTATGCCAGAGATGGAGCTGGTATTTATGGATATAGAATGACATGAGAGCATACTATGATGCTAGATATGTTGTCAAGGTTTTATAACTGTAATAAAAGCTATTGAAATATATTAAACGTTATCAagatatttattaaaaatatcatCTTATCTGATTTTGTTGGTGTCACCCAGCCATTGTCAGAATACAACTTAGCCCAACTTTTGGCTCAGCtgtcacacaaacagaaatgtctCCCTTGCATTGCAGCTGTTCGATGAGGACAACCCACTTCACAAATCCGACAACAAGTACATCTTCACGACAGAGGGCCATGTTGTGCCTATAGACAGGCGCTTCAGGGAGAAACAGTGGAACGACTTGTTTCCTTGTGAAGAGGGAGTGCTGGCAGAGCAAGAGCCAAACAAGCGGCCACCACCGAGCAACACCAGCAATGTTAGGCCGTCCTCCTTGCCAAGCCCATCTCACTTTTCACCATTTTTAGTGTCATGCGTAACTTATATTGTGATAACATTCAAATTTCTTCCTTTTCTCCCTCAAACAGTGCAACAGGATCCCAGAGGAGCGGCGGTACACGCTACCATTAAAGAGTGTCTACATGAGGCAGATTGATAACATGGTGGGACTTTTCTGAGCAAGAGGATGCATGTGGTGACATTGAGATGAACAGGCCTTCTGTACACCCCCCCTCAGGTGCAGATGCGATGAGGTTAAAAAGGATCATTGTTGGTCAATATCCTTGTCCCCTCTGTTCCGCTGCTGAGGATCCAGACGGGGAACTGACACTAAAGGAAACCTGAGAAATCAGATTGATCACTTGCTGTATTACTCAAAAGACAAAGGTAAAAAACTTTGTTTTGGAAAATGAGGAGTCATGCTTCATTTTTGCCTAGTGACGAGTTGAGACTGGGTAAGGGGATTTTTAGAATTGCTGGTGTGTTTTTGTCCATTTAGGTGTTGGTTcaggtgtgagtgtgtatacattgtttgcgtgtgtgtatgtatgcataatTGACAATTACAGCTGAGCTGTGaatcatattgtttttttttttgggaaccGTGCCATCTAGCCACACATGTACAATGTATAGCCTATAAAAACACTCACCTTTTAAACTATCTCTCTAAACATAATGATTAGTGCCTATTTCCAGTTGATTCACTTGATTAGATCAGTGCGTTTAAAGAAGGGCTGCACATTAACATACcgacagtgagagagaggctCAGGAGGACTCGCTGTTTTAaagtgccttttttatttttcttggtCTATCTGGATGTGTTGAAGTATTTGTCAAGAATTTGTTTGAGGCAACTGTTGATATTTGCACAATAGATGTCATTCCATGTGTATGTACAGTTTATGCTGATAATGACattaagatcctttttgtttttagacATGACAAgccataaaatgtattttttttaatgttaatgaGTAAAAATGTTCTGTCAGATGTATTTAGTACACATACTCTTGTTCAGAGTAGATGGAAGTAGccatttgtgtttctttttctgtttctctgtcacatATTTGCACATCATTACTTATTCATTGTCATGTGGGGAGAACTCAGggttgaaaggaaaaaaagaaaaatcaattaatgctttcataaaaaaataaaacttccttGAAATGTTGTTGCCTGAAATGTCTTAGGATAGTTTTAGTTACTTATATTGCAAATCTTCCAACTTGGTTATCTGAGGTAAAAGAATAACTGCACTGAACTGAAGTACAGTCATACTGTGAATATTCATTATTGCTCCACACAAACAGAACATGTGATGTCCCCTTAACTGTGATGTTTGATTCTTGTACAGTTCTACTGAGATATCTCTACTGGATTGGTTCATCTAATACCAAACAGCCTGAGTGTCTGTAACACAGCAGAGAGCTTCAGGCTGCATGGCTCGATAATGTCACAGCATCGGCATCTTCTTTGGCTTTGGGACACAGCTGTTCATATTCTCAAGTGCTTTTTAACTGCTCCAAGCCATAGCTGACGTCACCTCAACCATTTTGTCTTAAATTATCTTCAAAGAAATAGTGATATTTAAGAATTTCGCTTATTCATCGTCTTGCTGCGAGTTAGACAAAAAGCTTGATGCCATTTTGGGGACCCGTTTCACAAATGTGATTTGCGAGCACAGCTTTCACGCAGATCACAAATGTTTCTCGCTCAGAAATTACAGATAAAAAAGCAAGTCCTGCAGGACTCTGGCATGCTAATGCACTGGTGAGAAGTATAGTTTAGGTTAGGTTTGATTAGCACAAAACATCCAAAATAATTTGCTAGTAATTGACCTCAAATGGCAAATTTGGTGAAATGGGCTcctgtatggtaaatatgaagctaaccCCAGCAGCTGGTTAGGTTATCTTAGCACAAGGACAGGAAATGGAGAAGCAGCTAGCTTAAATACGTACAAGATGTagtgtgttaattagtgagcgtAAGAGATGCAACTAGGTGGTTTTTGGTacttggacagagccaggctagctgtttacctctgtttccagtttttgtgctaagctaagctacagCTGTCACCAGCTGCTAGCTGTAGCTTAAAATGTACCGTACAGACATAACTAGTATTGATCTAGTCATCTAACCttcggcaagaaagcaaataagtgtatgaCCCAAAAACTATTCTTCTAATCTATCTGAATTTACCTTTTAATTAAAGGTAAAggatgtttacattttaaaggaGTGGTTTTTGATTCATAATGCTAGAAAAGAAACCTGAAATATTCTGTGAAATTGAATAAATGACAGCTTATGAACAAGACATTTCTCTGTTAGTTTTTATTTGTGAAAGTGGGAAAGTACTCTCTTTTCTATAAGCTTTAATAGGTTTAGTCAAGGTTTGCAATTATTGGTTTCTGTACAGGATAGTTGGCTCACAGGCCTGTAGGTTATGTTAACCTTTagacaagattttttttaaattgaagtaTATTAAATCTACCACTTAACAGTGTTACAGATCCATATGGTATCACCACCCTTCATGAACTGTCGAATAGAAAATTGTTTAATTGTAGACTTAATTAAATTGGTCCTTTTAACTATAACTATTACATGTTCTAACACTTAAAAATTAAGTATCTCATCTGTTTGGTCTCAAAGTGAGCTGTGGACCTGTACATAAAAGCCATTTCTAGTGACAAGTTCATGTTGAATTGTGTCTGCAGGTGGTGAGGCCCTCTTGTTTGCTTTCTGGCTGTATACTGACCAGTTACTGGAGAAAATATGCATTAGCCTGACATCTATTCACATTAGTGGATGTGTGAAGAAAACACGTAATGCTGACCGAAGCTTTTGATGTCTTAACTACAGATTGCATAGCTCTCCAAAAGATGATTTCAAAAGACTCAAGAGAAAAGGTAGCTAGACTAAAATTCAACTCATCTGAAATCTGCACAGGATTTTCTGACTGAAGAGCTGTCTTCTGGACTTGATCCGAAGTCTTGTCAAAGCTACAACTTCATTTAAACACAAcagattgatttttattttttgcgtTCGCCAGTTTTGAGGATGGTGAGGGGTTTAGTTTCCATCCTCAGCCCTCAGTTTGAATTGAGAGGATTTGTGGAATGTGACAGGGCTACACCATcaccctgtaaaaaaaaagaaagaatgtgACACTGCTTATTATCTGCTTATTAGTATAATTACGATACTGTGCAAACTTTTTCTCACCTTTGTTGGGTTTCTCAGCATGACTTTTAGAAGAGACCACAGTCTTTCAGGTTTTCTTTGATTATGATGTCGGTTACAGCGTCAAACACAAACTTGACgttctctgtgtctgtggcaCAGGTCATGTGAGAGTAGATTTCTTTGATGTCTCGGCGCAGGTTCAGGTCTAAGAACTGTAGTTTGATGTAGTTACCAGCATCCTCATATGTATTGGGGCCTTAATGGAAATATATCAAGATAAACAGGCACATTTAATCAGTTTGACACTTTTTAAAGTGCTTCAATATGCTGCAATTTGTGTTTTGATAAACCTCACCATCGTATTCAGGGAAGCACATGCTGAGATGAGCTTTCTTGATCTTCTCAGTAAACACATCTTTCTTGTTGAGGAAGAGTACAATGGAGGTGGTGGCGAAGTAGCGGTGGTTGCAGATACTGTTGAACAAGTGCAGACTCTCATGCATTCGATTCTGAAAGaaaggatttgtttttttaccaagTCCCAATAAAGAGCCTTGCAAATTAACCagccacaaaaaagaaaatacacacaaagtATAGAATATGAAGTGCAAAATATTACTGCCATCATACCACTTCATCATCCTCCACCAACACCATGTCGTAGGCGCTCAAAGCAGCAATGAAGATAATACAGGTCACACCTTCAAAACAATGAATCCACTTCTTCCTTTCTGACCTCTGGCCACCCACATCAAACATTCTGCATGGAAACAGAAGAATGTTATCTTTATAATTGCAATCCAACAAAGTGGGAGCACTGATGAATTATTGGTGCCATCCTCTTGAGAAATACTGCACTGACTAACCTGAAATTGAGATCTTTCAAGCCAAATGTGGTCTCGATGATACCAGTGGTCTTCACTCTTGATCGCAGCACATCCTGCTCAGTGGGCACGTAGCCTGGTTGGATCAGCCGCTCCAAGTCACTCAGGTAGCTGAGGGAGAATCAAATTCCTTCAACAACAAACACTAATGTGGCAATTTTATATTTCAGCTTGGGTGATTTCTTACTATCCAGCTGAGTCATTGAGTTGGTACTCTGAGGCCCTTTCAAAGCACGCCTGAATGCCAGAATCCTTCCATAGGCGCAAAATTATGTCTGACATCTCTTTAGGCATGGTTCCTTCCTCAATGGTGTCTGCAAGATGCATGAGTTTCCTGGCATCATCCTGCAGGGCGGACAGGGACACATACAATTTATGTTTAGTAGTCTGCTagaaatcttaaaatcaattcatCCAAACCCCATTAAAGTGATTGCAGCTGTTACCTGCTGATCAGGGTGGCCATAGTTCATATTAAATGTGCTCATGGCCTTCACAATGGCCATGATGGACTGCAGGGTGTTGCTGTAGATGATGACAATGAACTCCATGGATTCTTCAAGTGAGTAGCCATCTTGGTGGATAATTCTGATAACAAAATACAGCTTTAGTATGTGATTTAGAGTTGGTTAGAGAAAAAATTTGACATTTCCGTGGCGCAAGAGTCAAATATCTTACTTCATCTGTTTGACGATAGTGCTTTTGCCAGATTCTCCAGCGCCTATATGAAGGtagaaaaacatgttaaattatattaattattCACATCAAATAATAAAACTATGCTTTTATTCCAAACTTGATCTCAACATTTATGAGGATTTTGAAGAAATGTGACTTCTTCTTAACCATAGctttttgtgcttttatttatgttttggaTTATATTAATGTGAGAGGAGAATTATATTAACTGCAGATAATGGCATTCATCAGACAGAGGATCCCAGCAAGTCATAATACTTCTTACTTCAGGTCTTATCTCGTTCAATGCTTAGGTAAGGCAGAACTCTTCCTGCTGCTGACCTGCATTGTCATGAGGAGATGATTAAGCTGAGTGCAAAACTAAATCTGTAAGAAGCTGACAAATATTCAGAACAATATATGCCAGACTCGACCAATCTTTCAAATTATTTTGCTTTTAAATCCAACATTGTTATGTACAATATAGACTACTGATATTTTGGCGTACAGAACTTGAAATGGTCCTTGAATTAAAAAGCTAACTTAATCATACTAAATTGCCCCCTCAATCGACAATTTACAAAATGCCTGTGATGTATTTGGGTTATTCTATTTGAATGCTGCAGCCACAGGCCCTGTTTGGGTTGGGTGGTAGTGTATCTGTGTCCTTCAGGGTTAAGCCCTTTGTTTTGGAGGACCTGTTTCAGGATTAACAAGGGATTGGGTTGAGTGATTATTAAAGTGTCTAAGCAAATCACTGACACAGGTTATTAAGCcttttctttactctttactttgcttgttttctcacagttaaaaacaaacagGCTTTCGAAATTATGCAGTAAACATTTAAAGGCTATTCAGATCAATATGGTCTGTCCATAACGCACTTAAGTCAACAAGATATGTCTGTGTTAATAACGTCAAGTGAATGGAAGATTAAACCAAACTTTTTACAGGAGACAAAGTAATGCCCCAGCTACAATTGTGCCCCATAGACAAATAACTACTAACTATTAACTATTACTCTTGTAGGATCAAGGGGTAAAAATATTTCCACCATGTGGCCTTATGGGGCCCTTAAATATGTGTTACCATGATGATGAAGTTTCCTGTTATACTGTAGCATCCAACTTGACTGTCTTTacctagcagcagcagcttaaCAGTTCTTGCATCCCTGTCGGCATCCTCCTT is a window from the Perca flavescens isolate YP-PL-M2 chromosome 4, PFLA_1.0, whole genome shotgun sequence genome containing:
- the edem1 gene encoding ER degradation-enhancing alpha-mannosidase-like protein 1 encodes the protein MQWRSIVVGLVVLRLSLSCVLWLAFGLGPNVSWGFNFPLGFSLHKLDLLFRDEKGIDPKGNSWSQRIHGHIHEEAATTCANVGEESTKRSYLSFFDGNKDEYVRRYSSFPDTLKAKMKDMAKDMFYFGYDNYMKYAFPEDELNPIDCKGRGPDVLNPSNININDVLGNYSLTLIDTLDTLLVLGNVTEFHKAVKLVIDTVSFDKDSTVQVFEANIRILGSLISSHILLTDPKHPFGKVGFDDYDNELLHMAHDLAVRLLPAFENTSTGIPYPRVNLKTGVPPDSINETCTAGAGSLLVEFGILSRLIGDSTFEWVARRAVRALWNLRSNETGLLGNVVNIQTGQWVSKQSGLGAGMDSFYEYLLKSYLLFGEKEDYRMFQAAYESIHNHMRRGRESCNEGEGDPPLYVNVNMFSGEIMNTWIDSLQAFFPGLQVLNGDVDNAICLHAFYYAIWKRFGALPERYNWQLQAPDVLFYPLRPELVESTYLLYQATKNPFYLHVGMDILQSLEKNAKVRCGYATLHHVVDKSKEDRMESFFLSETCKYLYLLFDEDNPLHKSDNKYIFTTEGHVVPIDRRFREKQWNDLFPCEEGVLAEQEPNKRPPPSNTSNCNRIPEERRYTLPLKSVYMRQIDNMVGLF
- the gnat1 gene encoding guanine nucleotide-binding protein G(t) subunit alpha-1, which produces MGAGASAEEKHSRGLEKKLKEDADRDARTVKLLLLGAGESGKSTIVKQMKIIHQDGYSLEESMEFIVIIYSNTLQSIMAIVKAMSTFNMNYGHPDQQDDARKLMHLADTIEEGTMPKEMSDIILRLWKDSGIQACFERASEYQLNDSAGYYLSDLERLIQPGYVPTEQDVLRSRVKTTGIIETTFGLKDLNFRMFDVGGQRSERKKWIHCFEGVTCIIFIAALSAYDMVLVEDDEVNRMHESLHLFNSICNHRYFATTSIVLFLNKKDVFTEKIKKAHLSMCFPEYDGPNTYEDAGNYIKLQFLDLNLRRDIKEIYSHMTCATDTENVKFVFDAVTDIIIKENLKDCGLF